A region from the Nitrospirota bacterium genome encodes:
- a CDS encoding glycosyltransferase family 4 protein, giving the protein MHILFLSDNFPPEVNAPASRTFEHCREWVKEGHQVTVMTCAPNFPRGEVYEGYRNKLWQTEKMEGIRVIRVWTYITANQGFFRRTIDYLSYMVSAILASPFVKDVDLVIGTSPQFFTACGAWAVSRLKRKPFVFELRDIWPESVKTSGVIGDSGFYHLAKKIELFLYRRADKIIAVTESFKEYLGQQGIDVNKIETVTNGVDLSRFKPAEKDRALAKQLDLSGKFVAGYIGTLGLAHALETLLEAANQMKKAPGGDQFRFIFLGDGAKKGALKEKAKALRLDNVLFIDSVPKSEVIRYWSLLDASIIHLKKTELFKGVIPSKLFESMGMGIPILHGVEGESLRIVEKEGAGLSFEPENSKELIEKLLLLQQNKSLYNQLKQNAIQSAPKYDRTALAHKMLTIFLKQFEPDK; this is encoded by the coding sequence ATGCATATTTTATTTTTATCGGATAATTTCCCGCCAGAGGTGAATGCCCCCGCGAGCCGGACCTTTGAGCATTGCCGGGAGTGGGTCAAGGAGGGGCATCAGGTCACCGTGATGACCTGCGCCCCCAATTTCCCCAGGGGAGAAGTTTATGAGGGTTACCGGAATAAACTTTGGCAGACCGAAAAAATGGAAGGGATCCGTGTGATTCGGGTCTGGACCTACATTACCGCGAATCAAGGTTTTTTCAGGAGGACAATTGATTATCTCAGTTATATGGTTTCGGCCATTCTGGCCTCTCCCTTTGTAAAAGACGTTGATCTTGTGATCGGCACCTCCCCGCAATTTTTTACCGCTTGCGGCGCCTGGGCGGTTAGCCGTCTTAAACGGAAACCATTTGTCTTTGAATTGAGGGATATCTGGCCGGAATCTGTTAAAACATCCGGAGTCATCGGCGATTCGGGTTTTTATCATCTGGCTAAAAAAATCGAGCTGTTTCTTTACCGTCGGGCCGACAAAATTATAGCTGTAACAGAGTCCTTTAAAGAGTATCTCGGCCAACAGGGGATTGATGTCAATAAAATCGAAACCGTGACAAACGGGGTCGACTTGAGCCGGTTTAAGCCGGCAGAAAAAGATCGGGCGCTTGCTAAACAATTGGACCTTTCCGGCAAGTTCGTCGCGGGTTATATTGGAACCCTTGGATTAGCTCACGCGCTGGAGACCCTGTTAGAGGCGGCGAATCAGATGAAAAAAGCGCCTGGGGGCGATCAATTCCGTTTTATTTTTTTAGGGGATGGGGCAAAGAAGGGGGCGTTGAAGGAAAAGGCAAAAGCGTTACGGCTCGACAATGTCCTCTTTATTGATTCTGTACCTAAAAGCGAGGTTATCCGGTACTGGTCTTTATTGGATGCCTCGATCATTCATTTAAAGAAAACAGAGCTTTTTAAGGGGGTGATCCCTTCCAAACTTTTTGAATCGATGGGAATGGGCATACCGATCCTTCATGGAGTGGAGGGAGAGTCTTTAAGAATTGTAGAGAAAGAGGGGGCAGGTCTCTCTTTTGAACCTGAGAACAGTAAAGAACTGATCGAAAAGCTCCTTTTGTTACAACAGAACAAGTCTCTTTACAATCAACTAAAGCAAAACGCAATTCAATCAGCGCCTAAATATGACCGGACAGCCCTTGCGCATAAAATGTTAACTATTTTCTTGAAACAATTTGAGCCTGATAAATAG
- a CDS encoding alginate lyase family protein — MIRHLFYSLRYTKPSQLFALVQFKLIKPKPDLSPAPEVCDFTSLKKIWQKPVEKFQVLIGPVQFRFLNEEHEIHLSQSWNDPASKKLWLYNLHYFDDLNAIDSRKRTEWHHELIHRWILENPPPSGNGWEPYPLSLRIVNWIKWGLAGNRITEEMRQSLAVQTRYLMKRLEYHLPGNHLLKNGVALIFSGAFFEGAEPKKWLEQGMRIVSTEIQDQILPDGGHFERSPMYHSIVLEDLLDCVNILSSQGLQKEYSDQILELKKTAEKMLEFLSDILNPDGSIPLFNDSAYHVSAEPGELFSYADRLGIKYHQSAEGCPVMVKKDFGLYILKSKRIRLTLDCGAIGPDYLPGHAHCDTLSYELWINGQPLVVDTGTFEYSGLRRRIDRSTLSHNTVMIDRAEQHEIWKEHRVARRGYPLSPSIKEEKGKITFEGGHDGFCRLSGKPVHWRSVSLEESETLEIKDDVTGQGRHLIESFVHFHPDVELNLEKDGKGTLSLKGEKTFFEMWNFDSYQIEESFFCPEFGLKIPNKRIRMIKEGKLPLDIGVRFKG; from the coding sequence TTGATACGTCATCTTTTTTATTCTCTTCGTTATACGAAACCCTCCCAGCTTTTCGCGCTGGTTCAATTTAAATTAATTAAACCCAAACCCGATTTAAGCCCTGCGCCTGAAGTTTGTGATTTCACCTCTCTTAAAAAAATCTGGCAAAAGCCTGTTGAAAAATTCCAAGTTTTAATTGGTCCTGTGCAGTTCCGGTTTTTAAACGAAGAACATGAGATTCATTTATCACAATCCTGGAATGACCCCGCCTCCAAAAAGCTATGGCTCTATAACCTTCATTATTTTGACGATTTAAATGCCATTGATAGCAGGAAGCGAACCGAATGGCATCATGAGTTAATCCATCGTTGGATTTTGGAAAATCCTCCTCCATCTGGTAATGGATGGGAGCCTTATCCCCTTTCGTTGCGGATTGTGAACTGGATCAAATGGGGGCTTGCCGGAAATAGAATAACCGAAGAGATGCGGCAAAGCCTTGCAGTTCAAACCCGTTATCTCATGAAGCGGTTGGAGTATCACCTGCCTGGAAATCATCTTTTGAAGAACGGAGTCGCGCTGATTTTTTCGGGAGCGTTTTTTGAAGGGGCTGAACCGAAAAAATGGCTTGAACAGGGAATGAGAATTGTCTCGACAGAAATTCAAGACCAGATATTGCCGGATGGCGGCCATTTTGAACGAAGCCCCATGTATCATTCAATTGTCCTAGAAGATCTGCTCGATTGTGTAAATATCCTCTCATCTCAAGGTTTACAGAAAGAATATTCTGATCAAATCCTGGAGTTGAAAAAAACCGCAGAAAAGATGCTGGAATTCCTGTCAGACATCTTAAACCCTGACGGTTCGATTCCTCTTTTTAACGATTCAGCGTATCATGTTTCAGCAGAGCCCGGCGAACTTTTCAGCTATGCGGATAGACTCGGTATCAAATATCATCAGTCGGCGGAAGGTTGCCCTGTTATGGTTAAGAAAGATTTTGGGCTTTATATTCTTAAAAGCAAAAGAATTCGATTGACCCTTGACTGTGGCGCCATCGGGCCGGACTACCTTCCCGGCCATGCCCATTGTGATACGCTCAGCTATGAACTCTGGATCAATGGCCAGCCTCTGGTTGTAGATACAGGAACTTTTGAGTATAGTGGTTTACGGAGGCGGATCGACAGGTCTACCCTGTCTCATAATACCGTGATGATTGACAGGGCAGAACAGCATGAAATCTGGAAAGAGCACCGGGTCGCCCGGCGGGGATACCCGCTTTCACCTTCTATCAAAGAGGAAAAGGGGAAAATTACCTTTGAGGGGGGGCATGATGGTTTTTGCAGGCTCTCGGGCAAGCCTGTTCACTGGCGGTCTGTTAGCCTGGAAGAATCTGAGACGCTGGAGATCAAAGATGATGTCACAGGCCAGGGAAGACACCTGATCGAAAGTTTTGTTCATTTCCATCCCGATGTTGAATTGAACCTTGAAAAGGATGGCAAGGGAACTTTAAGCTTAAAGGGTGAGAAGACTTTTTTTGAAATGTGGAATTTTGACTCGTATCAAATTGAAGAGAGTTTTTTCTGCCCTGAGTTTGGGCTAAAGATTCCCAATAAAAGAATCCGGATGATCAAAGAAGGGAAATTACCTCTCGATATTGGGGTTCGGTTTAAAGGGTGA